One window of Clarias gariepinus isolate MV-2021 ecotype Netherlands chromosome 21, CGAR_prim_01v2, whole genome shotgun sequence genomic DNA carries:
- the ddr2l gene encoding discoidin domain-containing receptor 2 codes for MLLLLLLVLNPKANAQIDPALCRYPLGMEDGRIKNDDITASSQWHETTGPRYARLNREEGDGAWCPAGQQQPTDVQYLQLDLRQLTFLTVVATQGRYARSSGNEFARKYRLAYSRDGHRWISWRNRFGNEIITANMNTYDSVVKDLHPPIITRFLRLIPVMDAVHTVCMRVELFGCAWQDGLTAYSAPEGHTMMAPGHPITPLNDSTYDGVQERRRLLGGLGQLTDGVIGLDDFSQTRQYMPWPGYYYVGWRNDSLGPGYIEMEFQFDRQRNFTSMKVHSNNMFSRGVKVFSSVSCVFKPRLISLWEQETVEFHTVLDDRNPSARYVTVPLERRVATAIRCRFYFADTWMMFSEISFQSVTSPLPTLGPPLMTSTTLEAQTRVPTTPTGTATGADLVTSKPRPPEESSTSVLIGCLVTIILLLVVIIFLILWWQYVCKVLEKGPRRILDEEVMVRLPCSSDSQSHSPPLDSLDSPYERVFLLDTRTHTPERAELRAKAPDLGGGYAEPDITQCTHHQSLQSSVPHYAETLIVKLQGVTGGNTYAIPALTADSLTRKDITAPEFPRERLIFREKLGEGQFGEVHLCEAEGLVEFLEEDAPPLSDGENSVLVAVKQLRADATTNARNDFLKEIKIMSRLNHPNIIRLLCVCVHSDPLCMVTEYMENGDLNMFLSQREIESTLTHANNIPSVSMTNLLHMAVQIASGMKYLASLNFVHRDLATRNCLLDRQLTIKISDFGMSRNLYSSDYYRIQGRAVLPIRWMAWESILLGKFTTGSDVWAFGVTLWEIFTLCTEQPYSLLTDEQVIENSGEFFRNQGRQIYLSPPPLCPAPLYELMMRCWRRDIRDRPSFHSLHQALRLHSPRS; via the exons ATGTTACTGCTCCTGCTGTTGGTCCTAAATCCTAAAGCCAATGCTCAGATAGACCcag CACTGTGCCGCTACCCTCTTGGCATGGAGGATGGCAGAATCAAGAATGATGACATCACAGCCTCCAGCCAATGGCACGAAACGACCGGGCCACGGTACGCCAG GCTGAACAGGGAGGAGGGCGACGGCGCATGGTGTCCTGCGGGTCAGCAGCAGCCGACCGATGTTCAGTACCTTCAGCTGGACCTGCGTCAGCTCACCTTCCTGACGGTGGTGGCCACACAGGGGCGCTATGCCCGCAGCTCCGGCAACGAGTTCGCCCGCAAGTACCGGCTCGCCTACAGCCGAGACGGCCATCGCTGGATCTCCTGGAGGAACCGCTTCGGCAACGAG ATCATCACGGCGAATATGAACACATACGACTCGGTGGTGAAAGACCTCCACCCGCCCATCATCACACGCTTTCTCCGCCTCATCCCCGTCATGGACGCCGTGCACACCGTCTGCATGCGTGTCGAGCTGTTCGGCTGCGCCTGGcaag atggGTTGACAGCGTACAGCGCACCTGAGGGCCACACCATGATGGCTCCTGGACATCCCATCACCCCCCTGAACGACTCCACCTACGATGGAGTTCAGGAGCGCAG GAGGTTGTTGGGAGGTCTTGGCCAGCTGACGGACGGTGTGATCGGTCTGGATGATTTCTCTCAGACGCGTCAGTATATGCCCTGGCCCGGTTACTACTATGTGGGCTGGAGGAACGACTCTCTGGGACCGGGCTACATTGAGATGGAGTTCCAGTTTGACCGGCAGAGGAACTTCACCTCTATGAAG GTTCACAGTAACAACATGTTCTCGCGCGGCGTGAAGGTCTTCTCATCCGTGTCGTGTGTGTTTAAGCCACGGCTGATTTCGCTGTGGGAGCAGGAGACTGTGGAGTTTCACACGGTTCTGGATGATCGGAACCCGAGCGCTCGGTACGTCACCGTGCCCCTGGAGCGCAGAGTGGCTACGGCCATCCGCTGCAGGTTCTACTTCGCAGACACCTGGATGATGTTCAGTGAGATCTCCTTCCAGTcag TGACCAGCCCGCTGCCCACGCTGGGGCCACCACTGATGACATCAACGACGCTTGAAGCGCAGACCCGTGTGCCGACCACGCCTACAGGTACAGCTACAG GCGCTGACTTGGTAACGTCTAAGCCCCGCCCACCTGAAGAGAGCAGCACAtctgttctgattggctgtctGGTCACAATCATCCTCCTGCTGGTGGTCATCATCTTCCTCATCCTGTGGTGGCAGTATGTGTGCAAAGTCTTGGaaaag GGTCCGAGGCGTATCCTGGATGAGGAGGTGATGGTGCGTTTGCCCTGCAGCAGTGACTCTCAGTCTCACTCGCCCCCTCTGGACTCCCTGGACTCTCCATACGAGAGAGTGTTTCTGcttgacacacgcacacacactccggAGCGCGCTGAGCTTAGAGCCAAAGCCCCag ATTTGGGTGGTGGTTACGCCGAGCCGGACATTACCCAGTGTACCCATCACCAGAGCCTCCAGTCCAGCGTTCCTCACTATGCTGAGACCCTGATTGTAAAGCTGCAGGGTGTTACCGGCGGCAACACTTACGCCATCCCCGCCCTCACTGCAGACTCTCTGACACGGAAAGACATCACCGCTCCCGAGTTTCCAAGGGAACGCCTCATCTTCCGGGAGAAACTGGGGGAGGGGCAGTTTGGAGAG gtgCACCTGTGTGAAGCGGAGGGTCTGGTGGAGTTTTTAGAAGAGGACGCTCCTCCGTTATCCGATGGCGAGAACTCTGTGCTGGTGGCGGTGAAACAGCTGAGAGCCGATGCCACCACCAACGCCAG GAATGATTTCCTGAAAGAGATAAAGATCATGTCACGGCTGAACCACCCGAACATCATccgcctgctgtgtgtgtgtgtgcactcggACCCCCTGTGCATGGTGACGGAGTACATGGAGAACGGAGACCTCAACATGTTCCTTTCTCAGAGAGAGATTGAGAGCACGCTCACGCATGCCAACAACATCCCGTCTGTCAG TATGACAAATCTGCTGCACATGGCCGTTCAGATCGCGTCCGGGATGAAGTACCTGGCGTCCCTGAACTTTGTGCACCGCGACCTGGCAACGCGCAACTGCCTCCTGGACCGACAGCTCACCATCAAGATCTCCGACTTCGGCATGAGCAGGAACCTGTACAGCAGCGACTACTACAGAATCCAGGGCCGGGCCGTGCTGCCTATACGCTGGATGGCATGGGAGAGCATCCTGCTG ggtaaGTTCACCACGGGAAGTGACGTCTGGGCGTTCGGTGTGACTCTGTGGGAAATCTTCACTCTGTGTACGGAGCAGCCCTACAGTCTACTGACGGATGAGCAGGTCATCGAGAACAGTGGAGAGTTCTTCAGGAACCAGGGgagacag atCTACCTGTCCCCTCCCCCGCTGTGCCCCGCCCCTCTGTATGAACTGATGATGCGTTGCTGGAGGCGTGACATCAGAGACCGCCCCTCCTTCCACAGCCTGCACCAGGCCTTACGACTCCACTCCCCTCGCTCTTGA